The sequence TCTGACCCTTCACCCCTCTCACTCTCGTATTATCTCGTCCGATAAGGTCCAGACCcacaaccaaaaaaagagaaaatgtgGGGGAAACCAGCGATCGCAGCCAATGTGGACTCTGCAAATTCACCGCCTACTGATTGTTCCTGAATGGGACCCTGACTCCTTtggtctctttgctttttttttcccttttgcctcttctcccttttcctctcAAGGGGTTGACCATCACCATTGAGAGCGGTTTCAGTGCAGTCCGAGCCTACACGACTCTTGAACGCAAACTCAGTCCCCGTGCGGCTTTTTCTGATCGGTCCGGCAACCCAAGATGTCCTGGCACTACAAGCTCGCCGCCAGTATGCGGGCCTCTCCGCGGGGGATGACCCGGCCGAATGGCGGCCTCCTACTTCGCCCGATCGCTCGCGGTGCGGGGGGGTTCTCCGCTGCGTCAGGTACGTCGGATGTCCAGCGAAACACCATCCCAGGCGGCAGGCGACAGGCCTGGATGGCCCAGAAGCGGGAGATCAGATCATCTTTATAATCTTCCGCCTGCTGCCCCGTCATGCCCCACctgccttttcttcccctccttcctGGGTAAGCGCAACTCTCGGGATTTCTGGGATACCGTCGTCCTATGACATTCCTCCCCCGGTGCTTCTTGCCATTCCGTCAGCACCGGAAATCGGCAGGATCGCTCAGCACGTCGATGCGCTCTTGCCTATTCGTCATTATTGGGCTCATACGACCCGTGTGACCGGCCCTGCCCTTTGAGAACGTCCGCGGTCACCATAAACAGTGGCCTTGCTTCCCGTTCCCTCTTCCAACCCACGCCCGCTTCAGTCATTCTCGCTCGACTCATCTCAAAGGATCATTTATCATTACCACTCATCACTAACTTCGTGATCGTTCGGGGTCCCTTCCAGCGCTCCAGATGTCTCAAACAACCGTTGCCTACGCCAAGCGGACCTTCGCCACGACACAGGCCAAATGCCTCAGTGTCGACAACATCAACCCTCACATCCGAGGCGCCAAGTACGCTGTCCGTGGTGAGCTGgccgtcaaggccgaggagtaCCGCCAACGTCTCGCCGATGGAGACAAGTCATTGCCCTTTGACAGCGTCATCTTTGCCAACATCGGTAACCCGCAACAACTGGACCAGAAGCCCATCACCTTCTTCCGTCAGGTTTTGAGTCTGGTGGAGAACCCGCTCCTTCTTGAAAACCAGGAGGCGCTGAAGAACTCGTTTGGATACAAGCAGGATGTGATTGAGCGTGCTCAGACGCTGTTGGCCAACGTCCAAAGTGTCGGCGCCTACAGCCACAGTCAGGGTGCCCCCGGCATCCGCAAGAGTGTTGCCAAGTTCATTGAGGAGCGTGACGGCTTCGCCGCCAACCCTCAGGATCTCTTCTTGACTGCTGGTGCCTCTTCAGGTGTGAGCACCCTGCTCAACGTCATTTGCAATGACTCCAATGCCGGTGTGCTGGTGCCCATCCCTCAGTACCCTCTCTACACTGCTACCTTGGCGCTTCTCAATGCCAAGTGCGTCCCATATCtcctggaggaggagaaggcgTGGGGTACCAACGTCACGGCCATCACCCAGTCCGTCAAGGAGGCCAAGGCGGCTGGCACCAATGTCCGcgccgtggtggtgatcAACCCTGGTAACCCGACTGGTGCCTCGTTGACTCCCGATGACATTAAGAAGGTCATCGATGTCGCTGCCGAGGAACAGCTGGTCATCATGGCCGATGAGGTTTATCAGACCAATGTTTTTGAGGGCGAGTTTGTCTCGTTCAAGAAGCGTCTGCGTCAGCTTCAGAAGGAACACCCTGGCAAGTATGACGCCGTCGAGCTGGTCTCCTTCCACAGTACCTCCAAGGGGATGGTGGGTGAGTGTGGTCACCGTGGCGGTTACTTTGAGCTGGTTGGCTTTGACCCCCAGGTCCAGGAGCAAATCTACAAGCTCGTCAGCATTGGCTTGTGCCCGCCAGTCGTGGCTCAATGCTTACTCGAGACCATGGTCAACCCTCCTCGACCGGGCGAGCCCAGCTACGAGCTGTACGAGAAGGAGTACAGCGGTATTCAGAACGGACTCCACCAGCGTGCACTTGCCCTTTATGATGCTTTCCAGCGTATGGAAGGTGTTGAGTGCCAGAAGCCACAGGTTCGTCACCAACcattttgttctttttttctttttgtgattttgTATTGCTGCCTTCTTGTGGCACGCGATCAAACGCCAGCTAACCATTGAACGTTACATTAGGGTGCCATGTATCTCTTCCCCAAGATCAATCTCCCCGCCAAGGCCATCGAGGCCGCTGAGGCCGAGGGTCGTGCTGCCGACGAGTTCTATTGTCTGAAGATGCTGGAGGCCACTGGTGTCTGTGCCGTCCCCGGCTCAGGGTTCGGTCAGAAGGAGGGAACCTACCACTTCCGCACCACTTTCCTGGCCCCTGGCACCGACTGGGTCGAGCGCATCGTCAAGTTCCACACTGAGTTCCTCAACCAATACCGCTGAACATGAACAAAATTCGACGCGAGAGCTGGACTGAATGACGTTTCCTAAAAACTTGTTTTCTaacctcttctcccccgccCATTTCCTGTCTGGTCCGACCTCGTACTGGGCATGTTGCCATCCGCTTATTCTTGAACAGTCACTGGAGGCTATGTCTACATCCTGCACCTCGATTTGCCGGTCGGTTGAGATTGGCCAGGAACCCCCTTTGTGATACCATACCTATAGAGCAAATGCATTCACCTCATTTTTAGATTTCTTGATTGGTCGTAGAATTGCCTGTGATTATGATTTGAGAATGAATCTTCTCAAGTCAGATGAAACAGTcttatgttttttttctcgggATGATGCCGCAAGCCACGATTGTCCTGGggctttcctttttttcccgtgGTAACTTGATGAAATCCTGTCAAACGGTTCCCTGATGATGAACTTCAACCGCCTGTCAGAGATGTCGGAGACCTATCAACTTGACTTGAGAAGTGCAGGTGACCATGACCCTTGTTGCCTCCTCTTTCAAATCACCATCGAGCACAACACAATAGTACTTTACTTTACATCAGCGACTGGTTTCACACTGAAACTACCATGCCATGCGCAATCCAATATCTATCTTGGACCAATCGACCCTTAGttgttcttttctcatccatTTCTTGATCACTCGCTCTCAGCGCCGGATTACACCTTGAAGCACAATCGCTCTACTGCCCGGTATTGTTATCTTGCATCGAGACGTTCTATTTTAGCAGTGAGCTCAGAGTATATCCAGCTCTTCACTATCTTGTCTACCTGCGCTGGCTGTCCATATCGGCCAACTATTGCTCGTATTAAATTTCATTCCGTTCGGGTCTATAACATGAAAGTTTGACGGATAGACTTGGAAAATTAGCAGTCTTCTGGTGGTTTTCGTTGGAAGATGAGATTGTGAGTTTGGTGTTTTGTCTATCCTGTAATCAAGTACTAAGGAGGATTGGTATATCTGAATTTACATGTATCTGTCGTCTGTCTGTCTGTATGTGAGTATTTCTCTCACGTTAAATACAAAATCATACATACTGGTAGTTAATCTGAGTTTTTGTGTCGTGAATATATCAAGTCGGATTTTGTTTGACTACCAATCAGGAGAATAGAGACCTTGGGATTCTACACCATAGTGGATGGGAGATGAAGTCATCGCACATGTGCCCAGTAGATTCTACAGGAATTTACATAGATGAATATTTGACACAAATTGAAAGTCTCTCCTTCCAGCCGGTTCTCTTCCGTCTCCCCCTTGCGTTGTGCTAGGGTAAAAGTCTCGGATAAGTCGGGTTCGGTGGTGCGTTTATTGAATGTTCGATACAAGCGACATCAAAACATGCGATCAGGGATACGTCCACATCATTATGGATAGTGTGTACTGTATCTATTCATGTTCTGCTCTTTACTAGGTATGTAATTATGTATACATATGTTGTATATACATCGAGCCTGAGATAGTAGGACTGCACCACATGACAGTACTCCCACATGGAAGAAGTAACCATACACATCACGCTATCTTGGATACTGGGTGTTAGGTTGCTCGGTTCTGACCAGCACATTGCGAATGTACTGTCATTCAAGTCAATTGATTGAAATTCGGATTTCGAGTAACATATCAAGCCTTCTGTCCCTTCTGTTGGTATCTCGTAcatactttttttcccctcggaTCATTTCCATTCATTTACCTCCGGTACATAAATCGATCCGCTGGCAGTTTCTTCAATGGTCTTGGATACCCGTTTCCAGTAAAAAATTGGTTCAAAGAACCTACCACATACATAGTACCCACAAATATTGACAGCGTGTGACTCGCATTCGATCAAGTGAATATCGTACGCTTAAACGGTTCCATGTAGGTACTTAACGATCATAGTTTATTTTATATAATTTCTTTGACTCGAAATCGAAAATACAAGCATAATTCTTGCCTTCATGCATTGTGCATTGCACTGGAGACATGAATCTTCAGGACATACCGTAGTGAGTTCAAAGAAAACAAACCTAGTGCTAAGCCTTGGCCAAGACTATGCAGTAAATGCTTGGTTTGCAAGGGGCTAGAGAATACGCATGTCTCTGATTTaattcgtttttttttggatccCTTTACTCTCTGCCTACCTCTCATCTATCCTTTTACCAGCCATCTGGGTCGTTTTCTACTTGATTGCgtagggggggaggagactATTTTGAACACATTCCAGGgttcttcccccccccccctctcccccagGCCTTTCATTCTAGTACGTTTCAGTTGGAGATGGTGGCCTGGAGTCTACGAGGTATATCCTCGGGGGAAAATCTGACACTAGTAACAGTCATCTGGTACGGTGGTTAGAGCCgcgaggagagagaagatgggaGCACGTCGGTCGTAACCCCTGGTGGAGGTAGATGAAGTGATCATCTGACAAATGCATGGATGTACGAGTAGGCTTCAACTGTGTGACTTTTATGGAATGAGGTAGCGGTAGGTCAAGGTGCCCAATATTTTTATGTGAGTCATCTGGTagcttcttttctctcgcaaaagaaaaaaaagacgggACGAGTGAAAGCttgttgaaaaaaaaaaagccttgTCAGGGACAAAGTGGATTGGTCGTGATGGACGATCCAAGCTGATCTCTAGTATAGCGAAAGGGCCAATGAATCAAAGGGAGGAGCAATTCCTAAATGCTTCCGCCTCATACCGCCATTTGAAGAATCATAGCAATTGGGGGGTAAATATGTACCTACAGGTAGCCTGCAATAATGAAATTAGAAGTGATTCTTGATCATGGGCAGAGAGTAATTACTTCTTACTTGTACTGGGGCTTGTTGTCGGttttcatcttcaacttGTACGAGTCAACGCCGATCCATTTGACCTTGAGCTTGATCTCACCTTATACAACCAGCAGAGGGTCCTCCCAAAAGGAGAGTTTCAGAAACATCAATGCTGTATGTTGTAATATAGATCATACTATAAGACCGGACAGATGTGATCTCACATTCAGCCCTACATGTTCTGGTTACTACGAGTATGTAGATTACTGCGTTGATTAAGTACATCCAGGAATGGATGGACCTACATTTGATAGGTTAGGTCAATGCATACCCCTCAAGTGAATAGACAAGATCATTTCCACACCTGCTTCATTAATCAACTCCATTTTTGCTCACCGCTACGTCTACGTCTGAAATTAGCCCTACCTAAGTAGTACATGGATGAACATTAGTGCACTTGAGCACTTCCCAGTCGGTACAAATTCTTCCCTGTGCATGATCCTGtcttttggttcttttgtttttgtttttgttttttctttttctgcctTTTTGCATCTGGGGGGCAATCATGAACGAGCCTGGACCACTTCGATGCGAGGGCATTGCACCGAGCAGGGTGGATGATTTTTGCGAGTCTTGCAGAGCAACGAATTAGCCAAGCTGGATATGCTGGCCAACTGCAGGGTGTTCTTCTACATGGGGGGGGTGGCTCTATGAATGCCATCGGATCGCTGATGACACCTGGATCATGACGTGCAGGTAGAAAGGAGTCGAGTATGCAGTGATATACGGTGTAGGTCAGGATGGATAACCGACCCAAACCAGAGATAGCTGGCTACTGGTACAGTTCAGGAACCAGATTCAAAACTGGAATCATACAAAATCCCATGCAGCCTCAGAGCGATAAGGATTAAAGGAAGCGGGTGCAATTTGTAAATTACACATTAAACACGGATCATCTTGATGCTCATGGAAAAGCCTTATCATGCAAATCGCGGAACCTCTCTAGATTGAAATGCGATCATGAAATAATCTAGACTGGCTAGTGAAATAGTTATGACAGTGATGtatcaaaaagagaaaagggggatAAAAtacgaagaaaaaagaaaggacagGCATTTATCATCATCTCTCATCAAGGTCATGAAGACGgtgtggaggtggtggtaaGAGCCGACGGCGACAATCAACAGGGAACAGGTCCGTGAACCGAGTCCCAAGAGAAGTTGGCGCAGAAGAACCCCCCCAGggcggaagaggaaaaaaaagatcaaaaatgACAAACAAGGCGAATTTGGATCGGTGAGATGATCATCCAACCCAATACCACAGGCTACTGCGCCCACGTCTGACGGAAGTAATCATCATCGAGGGGAGTTTGGGAAGCTGTCGTGTCAAAGAGGCCCACAGGCCAGATGGGGAGTGGTTCCGTCATCTGCGAAAAAGAGTACAGGTCCTGCACCGGAGCGGGTTTTGAGTCAATGCCCATATTGGCTTGCAATTGGTGCTCGAGGGCCGCGGTGGAGTCATTAGCGGACTTGAGGAAATCGTCAATGTTGATGGAGCCCAGGTCATTGGACGAGAGAAGCTGGGCCTGGGGCAGGCCAACCAACGAGGAAGCAGAGCTCAGACGGAGATGATCCATATCAGAGGCTTCACTGATGCTATGCCGGTCGTGCATGTCATTGCTGGCGTGTCCTAGAGCAGGCAACGGGCCGAATTCGTCCACCTCGGAGATATCACCCGAGGACGACGGTGGAGGCAATCCCGATGGACAGGGATAGTCGAAACTGGCATACGACGGGGTCTGCGTACTCGAGGCTGCGGCCATGTCCGAATAGAGTGGAAAGCTTGACCAGTCAACCGAGGGCGCACCAGTCCCGGTTTGTCCTAGGGACAGATCCGAATCGGGAGCGGAGAAATACGGGTCATGGTACGGGTCTTGGAACGCCATGCAGGCGATCGGCGAATTGTTCGACGTAGGCACATAGTTGGCGTAGGTCGACATGCCGAGGCCAGAAGGTACAGAGGTGATGGTTTGGTCCATAGCAAAACCGTCCATATTTGAAGAGGAGACGGGCACCGAATTGCCAGCAGGACCGTCAAGGGACGATTCCAGGGGCCCAGAAGTCGGAACCGCGGGAGTAGCAAAAGTATCCATAAAGGCTTGTTCCAGAGGGGGCGCCGTCGCGACCTCGTCGGCACTCGCAGAGAGAGCACTACTCGGCGAACTTTGTTGAGACGTCTGACGAGACAAGGAGACGAGATCCATCGAGAGACTCAGGGGTTCGCGAATGAAGGCGGACTGGGTCAAGGGAGGGTGTTCGACAGACCGACGAGGTGCGTCTGTGGTGTGGTGGATGGTGTGGGATCGTGGGATTGTGTACGGCAATCCACACTTATGGGCCATGTCATTGTGCTTGTGGGCAGGCTTATGGTGACCATCGCGGAAAATGGTCAACGTCGACTCGGACTTGGTGGACGTGAGATGAGGTTTCCGAGGAGCTTCAGTGGGGGCTGGCGGCTGTGCTGGAGGCAGCCCTGACTCGGGCACAGTCTCCaatttcgtttcctttttcagCGCACAAGAGCAGCGCTGGCCATGGATACAGCCACAACGGTGAACGGAGTCCTCTGTAGCTTCAGATCAGAATGGGGGAAAACCAGAAACAGCCGCATCAGGCCTTTGCCGCAACGTCAAATGCTCACGCTTGGGATCTCGTTTGTCGCCAGGGGAATCAGACGAgtcatttttcttcttcttgtcgccACACTCGCACTTGACGTGGGTCGTTCGAGACTTGCGTAGGCCGCGGCAGTGTGTGCACTGAGACACCGGGCGGCCTTTTTTGTTGATATGGGTCAAAGGGCGATCTGTTGCAGAGGAATTGTCAGCCATGTGGACAGCTCAGGAACCATTGAGGGTGGTGAAGAATACACGGTAAACAGAttcgagaaaaaagagagacagagacaaaGAAAGATTCCGAGGTAAGAGTATGACGACAGATTTGGACTTACCGCTGTGGTGGCAGCTGCTGACCCGGTGACCCCGGACGCAAGCTTCACAGGCCCACTTCTCACCATCGATAAGCATCACTGTGTGTTATTGAAAGGCACACATGCGATGAGTCGCGATATGGTTACACAAATGGGGTTGGATGGTGAAGTGAATTAAAAAGCGCCGATCACAACAGAGAT comes from Penicillium oxalicum strain HP7-1 chromosome I, whole genome shotgun sequence and encodes:
- a CDS encoding putative alanine aminotransferase; the protein is MSWHYKLAASMRASPRGMTRPNGGLLLRPIARGAGGFSAASALQMSQTTVAYAKRTFATTQAKCLSVDNINPHIRGAKYAVRGELAVKAEEYRQRLADGDKSLPFDSVIFANIGNPQQLDQKPITFFRQVLSLVENPLLLENQEALKNSFGYKQDVIERAQTLLANVQSVGAYSHSQGAPGIRKSVAKFIEERDGFAANPQDLFLTAGASSGVSTLLNVICNDSNAGVLVPIPQYPLYTATLALLNAKCVPYLLEEEKAWGTNVTAITQSVKEAKAAGTNVRAVVVINPGNPTGASLTPDDIKKVIDVAAEEQLVIMADEVYQTNVFEGEFVSFKKRLRQLQKEHPGKYDAVELVSFHSTSKGMVGECGHRGGYFELVGFDPQVQEQIYKLVSIGLCPPVVAQCLLETMVNPPRPGEPSYELYEKEYSGIQNGLHQRALALYDAFQRMEGVECQKPQGAMYLFPKINLPAKAIEAAEAEGRAADEFYCLKMLEATGVCAVPGSGFGQKEGTYHFRTTFLAPGTDWVERIVKFHTEFLNQYR